A genomic segment from Eremothecium gossypii ATCC 10895 chromosome III, complete sequence encodes:
- the URA2 gene encoding bifunctional carbamoylphosphate synthetase/aspartate transcarbamylase (Syntenic homolog of Saccharomyces cerevisiae YJL130C (URA2); 1-intron), with protein MAKLTDLIPTAPVTPALDADHGRLMTLELKDGTALQGYSFGAPVAAAGELVFQTGMVGYPESITDPSYEGQILVITYPMVGNYGVPDRQLMDELVESLPRYFESNRIHVAGLVVAHYTEKHSHWLAQSSLGQWLREEGVPAIYGVDTRALTKHLRDSGSMLGRLAVQKADANLQEATGDQWRACFDVPEWVDPNVQNLVAKVSVNEPRLYTPRLESAVRGPDGKILRVVAVDVGMKYNQIRCFVQRGVELLVVPWDYDFQEEEYDGLFISNGPGDPSVLTELASRLSGALLEKKTPIFGICLGHQLLARASGASTLKLKFGNRGHNIPCTSTISGRCYITSQNHGFAVDVDTLADGWKPLFVNANDGSNEGIYHTELPYFSVQFHPESTPGPRDTEFLFDVFINSILEHKNSGVLKSVEFPGGRVEDHLKAHPRQEPKKVLVLGSGGLSIGQAGEFDYSGSQAIKALKEEGIYTILINPNIATIQTSKGLADKVYFLPVTAEFVRKVILHERPDAIYVTFGGQTALSVGIEMKDEFEALGVKVLGTSIDTIITTEDRELFANAMDEINEKCAKSKAASTVDEALEAVKDIGFPVIVRAAYALGGLGSGFASNEQELVDLCNVAFASSPQVLVERSMKGWKEVEYEVVRDAFDNCITVCNMENFDPLGIHTGDSIVVAPSQTLSDEDYNMLRTTAVNVIRHLGVVGECNIQYALNPFSKEYCIIEVNARLSRSSALASKATGYPLAYTAAKLGLNIPLNEVKNSVTQSTCACFEPSLDYCVVKMPRWDLKKFTRVSTLLSSSMKSVGEVMSVGRTFEEAIQKAIRSTDYSNLGFNETDMELNIDEELANPSDLRIFAIANAFAKLNYSVEKVWQLTNIDRWFLEKLHSLITFGREVEAFGTKEALPRSLMKQAKQLGFDDRQIAKFLNSNEVAIRRVRKEYGIVPFVKQIDTVAAEFPAFTNYLYLTYNASEHDLEFNDHGVMVLGSGVYRIGSSVEFDWCAVTAVRTLRQNNVKTIMVNYNPETVSTDYDEVDRLYFETINMERILDIYEVESSAGVVVSMGGQTSNNIAMSLHRENVKILGTSPEMIDSAENRYKFSRMLDQIEVDQPAWKELTSMEEAEDFANKVGYPVLVRPSYVLSGAAMNTVYSKDDLESYLNQAVEVSREYPVVITKYIENAKEIEMDAVAKDGEMIMHVVSEHVENAGVHSGDATLIVPPQDLDPETVRRIVDATAKIGRALKITGPYNIQFIAKNNEIKVIECNVRASRSFPFISKVIGVNLIEMATKAIMGIPVTPYPIEKLPDDYVAIKVPQFSFPRLAGADPVLGVEMASTGEVATFGHSKYEAYLKSLLSTGFKLPKKNILLSIGSYKEKQEMLPAVQKLYKMGYKLFATAGTADFISEHGIPVQFLEFLNEDDEKSEYSLTQHLANNKIDLYINLPSANRFRRPASYVSKGYRTRRMAVDYSVPLVTNVKCAKLLIEALARNLTLDVSERDAQTSHRTVTIPGLINISAYVPNISNVTQGPAELKEVTRLSVESGFTYSQIMPRSTVGPVITNATSLKAAQSVCENSAYTDFGFTVAATANNVEEVASLANQATALFIPYRELTNKVSLVAEHLKNWPVEKQIIAEAKTSDLASVILLASLQGRPIHITGVSHKEDLALIMTVKEKMNNVTCDVNIHSLFVSQDDYPEALFLPTKEDQDFFWRNLQEIDAFSIGSMPTLLATVTSNKVVTGLGIKEALPLLLSAVNDGRLTLEDIVERLHDNPAKIFNIPEQDAKVEIDLDFTFRHTKRWTPYTKGGLTGGVERVLLDGQTVVLSGDLVASAALGEAVVPTSNNYTSTPLLNAEPLHSFVPPSSSGKKRFSFSRERGNSFASAGDHEEAVIDQPLEQRLMSSRPPKELSPPSALRELVRAHNPFRGRNILSVNQFKRSDFHALFAVAQELRAAVEREGVLELMKGRLLTTIFYEPSTRTSSSFIAAMERLGGRTVNINTSASSVKKGETLQDTIRTLACYSDAIVLRHPDEMSAHIASKYSPVPIINGGNGSREHPTQAFLDLFTIREELGTVNGISVTFMGDLKYGRPVHSLCRLLKHYQVRINLVSPKELSLPDGLRNELIDAGLLGIESESLTPEIISRSDVLYCTRVQQERFEREEDYLRLKNTYIVDNKILAHAKQQMVVMHPLPRVSEIREEVDYDHRAAYFRQMRYGLFVRMALLAMVMGVNL; from the exons ATG GCAAAGTTGACTGATCTGATTCCCACTGCTCCGGTGACGCCTGCGCTCGACGCGGACCACGGCCGCCTGATGACGCTCGAGCTGAAAGATGGCACAGCGCTGCAGGGATACTCCTTCGGTGCGCCGGTcgccgcggcgggcgaGCTGGTGTTCCAAACGGGCATGGTGGGCTATCCCGAGTCGATCACGGACCCTTCCTACGAGGGGCAGATCCTGGTGATCACGTACCCGATGGTGGGTAACTACGGTGTGCCGGACCGGCAGCTGATGGACGAGCTCGTAGAGTCCCTGCCACGCTACTTTGAGTCCAACCGGATCCATGTTGCGGGTTTGGTCGTGGCGCATTACACGGAGAAGCACTCGCACTGGCTGGCGCAGTCGTCGCTGGGCCAGTGGCTGCGCGAGGAGGGTGTTCCTGCGATCTACGGCGTCGACACGCGGGCTCTGACGAAACATCTGCGGGACTCCGGGTCCATGCTCGGCCGCCTGGCCGTGCAGAAGGCCGATGCCAACCTGCAGGAGGCCACCGGTGACCAATGGCGGGCTTGCTTCGATGTGCCTGAGTGGGTGGATCCCAATGTGCAGAACCTGGTTGCCAAGGTGTCTGTGAATGAACCCCGGCTATACACCCCGCGGCTAGAGTCTGCCGTCAGAGGCCCGGACGGTAAAATACTGCGCGTCGTTGCCGTTGACGTTGGTATGAAGTACAACCAAATCCGCTGCTTTGTCCAAAGAGGTGTGGAATTGCTGGTTGTCCCATGGGACTACGATTTCCAGGAGGAGGAATACGACGGTCTGTTCATCTCCAACGGGCCTGGTGACCCATCCGTCCTAACCGAACTTGCATCTAGGCTATCGGGGGCTCTCCTCGAGAAGAAGACCCCAATATTCGGTATTTGTCTGGGCCACCAATTGTTAGCCAGAGCCTCGGGCGCTTCAACCTTGAAGTTGAAGTTTGGTAACAGAGGCCACAATATCCCTTGTACATCCACTATCTCTGGTAGGTGCTACATCACTTCCCAAAACCACGGGTTTGCAGTCGATGTTGATACACTAGCGGATGGCTGGAAGCCACTATTTGTGAACGCCAACGATGGCTCTAACGAGGGTATTTATCACACTGAACTGCCCTACTTTTCGGTGCAGTTCCATCCGGAATCTACTCCTGGTCCACGTGATACCGAGTTCTTGTTCGATGTCTTCATCAACTCCATTTTGGAGCACAAGAACTCTGGAGTCTTGAAGAGTGTCGAATTCCCTGGAGGTAGAGTTGAGGACCACCTAAAAGCGCACCCAAGACAGGAGCCAAAGAAGGTTTTGGTTCTCGGGTCTGGTGGGTTGTCTATTGGCCAAGCCGGTGAGTTTGACTATTCTGGTTCTCAGGCCATCAAGGCTTTGAAAGAAGAGGGAATCTATACCATACTGATCAACCCAAATATTGCCACCATACAGACGTCGAAGGGTCTTGCTGACAAGGTTTATTTCTTGCCGGTTACAGCAGAGTTTGTCAGGAAGGTTATTCTACATGAACGTCCTGATGCCAtctacgtgacattcggtgGCCAAACAGCCCTTTCTGTTGGTATCGAGATGAAGGACGAGTTTGAAGCTTTGGGCGTCAAGGTCTTGGGTACTTCAATTGATACCATTATTACGACTGAAGACCGTGAGCTCTTCGCCAACGCTATGGACGAGATAAACGAAAAATGTGCGAAATCGAAGGCCGCTTCTACTGTTGATGAGGCTTTGGAGGCTGTCAAAGATATCGGCTTCCCGGTGATTGTGCGTGCAGCGTACGCGTTGGGCGGATTGGGCTCTGGCTTTGCTTCTAATGAGCAGGAGTTAGTTGACCTTTGTAACGTGGCATTTGCGTCATCCCCACAAGTTCTGGTCGAGCGCTCCATGAAAGGGTGGAAGGAGGTCGAGTACGAAGTTGTTCGTGATGCCTTCGACAACTGTATTACTGTCTGTAATATGGAGAACTTTGACCCACTTGGTATTCACACCGGTGATTCCATAGTTGTTGCTCCATCACAGACATTATCAGACGAGGATTATAATATGCTGAGAACTACAGCCGTAAATGTTATCAGACATCTAGGCGTCGTCGGTGAATGTAACATCCAATATGCCTTGAACCCATTTTCGAAAGAGTATTGCATCATTGAAGTCAATGCGCGGTTGTCTCGGTCCTCTGCGCTTGCATCTAAGGCGACGGGCTACCCTCTCGCCTACACAGCTGCAAAACTTGGTTTGAACATCCCATTGAACGAAGTTAAGAACTCTGTTACGCAGTCTACATGTGCTTGTTTCGAACCATCTCTAGACTACTGTGTTGTTAAGATGCCAAGATGGGATCTGAAGAAGTTTACTCGCGTTTCTACTTTGCTATCTTCGTCCATGAAGTCTGTTGGTGAGGTCATGAGCGTTGGCCGTACTTTTGAAGAGGCAATTCAGAAAGCAATTAGATCCACTGACTATTCGAACCTAGGTTTCAATGAGACCGATATGGAACTCAACATAGATGAGGAGCTTGCTAATCCATCTGATTTGCGTATATTCGCCATTGCCAATGCTTTCGCAAAATTAAACTACTCTGTTGAGAAGGTTTGGCAGCTAACCAACATAGACAGATGGTTCTTGGAGAAACTTCACTCTCTCATCACCTTTGGCAGGGAAGTTGAAGCTTTTGGTACCAAGGAAGCTTTGCCTCGTTCTCTAATGAAACAAGCAAAACAGTTGGGGTTCGACGATAGACAAATTGCCAAGTTTTTGAACTCTAATGAGGTGGCAATCCGCCGTGTCAGAAAGGAATACGGCATTGTTCCATTTGTCAAGCAAATCGACACGGTTGCCGCAGAGTTCCCTGCATTCACCAATTACTTGTATTTGACTTACAATGCTTCTGAGCACGACTTGGAGTTTAATGACCATGGTGTCATGGTTTTGGGTTCTGGTGTATACCGTATTGGCTCTTCGGTTGAATTCGATTGGTGTGCGGTCACTGCAGTCCGGACTTTGCGCCAAAACAACGTCAAAACCATCATGGTTAACTACAACCCTGAAACGGTTTCTACTGACTATGACGAAGTTGATAGACTGTACTTCGAGACCATCAATATGGAGAGGATACTCGACATTTACGAAGTCGAATCTTCTGCTGGTGTGGTTGTTTCTATGGGAGGTCAAACTTCGAATAATATCGCGATGTCACTTCACCGTGAGAATGTGAAGATTCTAGGTACATCGCCTGAAATGATTGATTCAGCTGAAAACAGATACAAGTTCTCTCGTATGCTGGACCAGATTGAAGTTGATCAACCGGCGTGGAAGGAATTAACATCCATGGAGGAAGCAGAGGACTTTGCTAATAAGGTTGGTTATCCAGTGCTTGTTAGACCTTCTTACGTTCTTTCTGGTGCCGCAATGAATACTGTCTATTCTAAGGATGACCTTGAGTCATATTTGAATCAGGCGGTCGAAGTCTCTCGTGAGTACCCTGTCGTTATTACTAAGTACATCGAAAATGCCAAGGAAATCGAAATGGATGCAGTGGCTAAGGACGGTGAGATGATCATGCACGTTGTGTCTGAGCATGTTGAGAACGCTGGTGTCCACTCTGGTGATGCTACGTTGATCGTACCACCACAAGACCTTGACCCAGAGACCGTCCGGAGAATTGTCGATGCTACTGCTAAGATTGGAAGGGCGCTAAAGATAACCGGCCCTTATAATATCCAGTTTATTGCCAAGAATAATGAAATTAAGGTCATTGAGTGTAATGTTAGAGCTTCAAGATCTTTTCCATTTATTTCTAAAGTCATTGGCGTCAATTTGATTGAGATGGCTACAAAGGCCATCATGGGTATTCCTGTCACACCATACCCTATCGAGAAGTTGCCCGATGACTATGTTGCTATCAAAGTGCCACAGTTTTCCTTCCCTAGATTAGCCGGCGCTGATCCTGTTCTTGGTGTCGAAATGGCTTCCACTGGTGAGGTTGCTACCTTTGGACATTCCAAGTATGAGGCGTACTTGAAATCCTTGTTGTCTACAGGATTTAAGTTGCCCAAGAAGAACATTCTGTTGTCTATTGGCTCCTATAAGGAAAAGCAGGAAATGCTTCCAGCAGTTCAGAAATTATACAAAATGGGCTATAAGCTCTTTGCAACTGCTGGCACTGCTGATTTTATATCGGAGCATGGAATTCCAGTTCAATTTTTGGAATTCTTAAATGAGGACGATGAAAAGTCTGAATACTCTTTGACGCAACATCTAGCTAACAACAAGATTGATTTATACATCAACTTGCCTTCAGCTAACAGATTCCGCCGTCCAGCTTCCTATGTTTCTAAGGGGTACAGGACCCGTCGTATGGCTGTGGACTACTCGGTTCCACTTGTAACAAACGTGAAGTGTGCGAAATTGCTAATTGAAGCATTGGCCAGGAACCTGACTTTGGATGTTTCCGAAAGAGATGCCCAGACCTCCCACAGGACGGTTACTATACCAGGTCTGATTAACATCTCTGCCTATGTGCCAAACATATCCAACGTTACACAGGGCCCTGCAGAGTTGAAAGAGGTTACTCGCTTGTCTGTGGAATCGGGATTTACCTATTCTCAGATAATGCCAAGATCTACAGTTGGCCCAGTCATTACCAATGCTACTTCGCTGAAGGCAGCACAATCCGTCTGTGAGAACTCTGCGTACACAGATTTTGGGTTCACAGTTGCCGCTACTGCCAATAATGTGGAAGAAGTTGCCTCATTGGCCAACCAAGCTACTGCACTCTTCATACCTTACCGGGAACTAACCAACAAGGTTTCACTGGTGGCTGAACACCTAAAGAACTGGCCTGTTGAGAAACAAATTATCGCTGAGGCTAAAACATCTGATCTCGCTTCTGTGATCTTGCTTGCCTCTCTACAGGGAAGACCTATCCACATTACTGGGGTTTCTCACAAGGAAGATTTAGCTTTGATCATGACCGTCAAAGAGAAGATGAATAATGTTACTTGTGACGTTAACATCCATTCTTTGTTTGTTTCTCAGGATGACTATCCAGAAGCTTTGTTCTTGCCTACTAAGGAAGATCAGGATTTCTTCTGGAGGAACTTGCAAGAGATTGACGCATTTTCTATCGGCTCTATGCCTACTCTTCTTGCCACTGTTACCAGTAACAAGGTGGTCACTGGTCTCGGCATCAAGGAGGCTCTACCGCTCTTGTTGTCAGCCGTGAATGATGGCAGGCTAACACTGGAGGACATTGTTGAGAGGTTACATGACAATCCCGCTAAGATATTCAACATTCCTGAACAAGATGCCAAAGTAGAGATCGATTTAGATTTCACCTTCAGGCACACTAAGAGATGGACTCCTTACACTAAGGGTGGGCTGACGGGCGGCGTTGAGCGTGTTTTGCTCGACGGACAGACTGTCGTGTTAAGCGGTGACCTAGTAGCATCTGCAGCTCTAGGTGAGGCCGTTGTACCTACTTCAAACAATTACACTTCGACTCCTCTATTGAACGCGGAGCCATTGCACAGCTTTgttccaccttctagctCGGGTAAGAAGCGGTTCTCCTTCTCCCGCGAGCGGGGAAACTCGTTTGCTTCAGCTGGTGACCACGAGGAAGCTGTTATCGACCAACCGCTGGAACAAAGGTTGATGTCTTCAAGGCCACCAAAGGAGCTGTCGCCCCCAAGTGCGCTGAGAGAGCTAGTCCGTGCGCACAATCCATTCAGAGGAAGGAATATCTTATCTGTTAACCAATTCAAACGTTCGGACTTCCACGCCTTGTTCGCTGTGGCCCAAGAGCTGCGTGCGGCTGTCGAGAGAGAGGGCGTTCTCGAATTGATGAAGGGCCGCCTCTTGACGACCATATTCTATGAGCCATCAACGCGCACATCCTCCTCTTTTATCGCGGCAATGGAGCGCCTCGGTGGTAGAACCGTCAACATAAACACCTCGGCATCCTCTGTGAAGAAAGGTGAGACACTCCAGGATACCATCAGAACCCTAGCTTGCTACTCAGATGCCATCGTTTTGAGACACCCTGATGAGATGTCTGCTCACATTGCCTCCAAGTACTCGCCAGTACCAATCATAAACGGAGGCAATGGTTCCCGTGAACACCCTACCCAGGCCTTCCTGGATCTATTTACGATCCGTGAGGAGCTGGGTACCGTTAACGGTATCTCCGTGACTTTCATGGGCGATCTGAAGTACGGCAGACCAGTGCACTCCTTGTGCCGTCTGTTGAAGCACTACCAGGTTCGTATCAATCTGGTCTCGCCAAAGGAGCTTTCCTTGCCGGACGGTCTCCGTAACGAGCTCATCGACGCAGGGCTTCTAGGCATTGAGAGCGAGTCACTCACGCCCGAAATAATCTCGAGATCGGATGTCCTGTACTGCACTAGGGTCCAGCAAGAGAGATTCGAGAGAGAGGAGGACTACTTGCGCCTGAAGAACACCTACATTGTGGATAACAAGATCTTGGCCCATGCTAAGCAGCAGATGGTAGTCATGCACCCTCTACCTCGTGTTAGCGAAATCCGCGAGGAGGTCGACTACGACCACCGTGCCGCATATTTCAGGCAGATGCGCTATGGCCTGTTCGTCCGCATGGCCCTCTTGGCCATGGTTATGGGCGTCAACCTATAG
- the AZF1 gene encoding Azf1p (Syntenic homolog of Saccharomyces cerevisiae YOR113W (AZF1)), translating into MAPQSSSSAPTGAGQHDCSHRVGPSQQNRQDSMSIYTNFNQQRLSTDNSISSFLNIDSHGERGGGGSGGTGGGGGPASAGGGGSSTAGEMAYGRGYSIVNSWPTASQGEPGRGSNGGSAFTTARRTSEQLEPFAMPRFKTPSYSQGRSASGGMGAIQLVSGGGGGRNDSLPSSKRNSIFFGSAESTDLDFFNQAAGSAHGASGTGGSAGAANGSKMGPPVLKPGPVPSQPTHHQSEDIDVFFNPSLSRKNSIKFNADDFADFQFKRRDSSVRATLDNSNYAPGPPPPNANPKRTDQSLSPIGKEADEMGIDPEVAVADASGVDDVEETLKRHLSPLMTGGSSNHRSVPAASATTGVAVNKHPITNDRRHEVNDEPKLKRQRTKKSVTSMSPVSSSVSADHHIAAKLKEALSDDAETATIEDARPLLGATKVDQLMLVIQARKKGVTDKVPRNPDGSLMLEDAPSIIPPPSQLVGGVEKPKSRGVKQHKCPYCHKCFTQSTHLEVHVRSHIGYKPFQCEYCGKRFTQGGNLRTHVRLHTGERPYECDKCGKRFSRKGNLAAHMLTHENYKPFQCKLDDCNKSFTQLGNMKAHQNRFHLQTLNRLTQKLAEMDPSEDMPTKERELLEYFASLYKNSNRGIKGRGKGNTRIVPSIDTDEDSKNTGVQSHSRVQQQPPPFQESQAGAVPAVTHMPDPTIVAARALGSLKPIAKKKSLSDLNYSLEMDDPKDPETNEFSFHEPAFGTRRNDAPTPATENPSGTEVQFKNVFSSS; encoded by the coding sequence ATGGCGCCGCAGTCTTCGTCGTCTGCGCCCACCGGCGCGGGCCAACACGACTGCTCGCACAGAGTGGGTCCGTCGCAGCAAAACCGGCAGGACTCTATGTCAATTTATACGAATTTCAACCAGCAGCGGCTGTCCACGGACAACTCCATCTCGAGCTTTCTGAACATCGACAGCCACGGGGAGCGCGGGGGTGGGGGCTCTGGCGGAACGGGGGGCGGTGGGGGGCCGGCGTCTGCAGGGGGCGGAGGGAGCTCCACGGCTGGGGAAATGGCCTACGGCAGAGGGTATTCGATTGTGAACTCGTGGCCGACAGCCAGCCAGGGTGAGCCAGGGCGGGGCAGTAACGGAGGATCCGCGTTCACGACGGCACGGCGGACCTCGGAGCAACTGGAGCCGTTTGCAATGCCCCGGTTCAAGACGCCGAGCTACTCGCAGGGGCGGTCCGCGAGCGGCGGGATGGGCGCCATCCAGTTGGtgagcggcggcgggggtGGCCGCAATGACTCGTTGCCGTCGTCGAAGCGGAACTCCATTTTTTTTGGGTCCGCCGAGTCGACGGACCTTGATTTCTTCAATCAAGCTGCGGGCTCCGCGCATGGTGCGTCGGGGACCGGCGGCTCTGCGGGTGCCGCCAATGGCAGCAAGATGGGGCCGCCGGTTTTGAAGCCCGGTCCTGTTCCGTCGCAGCCGACTCACCATCAGAGCGAGGACATAGATGTGTTCTTTAACCCGTCCCTTTCGCGGAAGAATTCGATCAAGTTTAATGCTGACGACTTTGCGGACTTCCAGTTCAAGCGGCGCGATTCATCCGTCCGTGCGACCTTAGACAACAGCAACTACGCACCGGGCCCGCCCCCTCCCAACGCGAACCCGAAACGCACAGACCAGTCACTAAGCCCGATAGGTAAGGAAGCTGATGAGATGGGTATTGACCCAGAGGTTGCTGTCGCCGATGCCTCTGGTGTCGACGACGTGGAAGAGACGCTTAAGCGCCATCTGTCTCCTCTGATGACTGGTGGAAGCTCCAATCATCGCTCAGTGCCCGCCGCCTCGGCCACTACTGGCGTGGCGGTGAACAAACATCCTATTACCAACGATAGGCGACACGAAGTAAACGACGAGCCGAAATTAAAGCGACAGCGGACGAAGAAGTCGGTAACCTCTATGTCCCCTGTGAGCTCTTCTGTCTCTGCCGATCATCATATAGCCGCAAAACTAAAAGAGGCATTGAGCGATGATGCTGAAACTGCAACGATAGAGGACGCGCGGCCGCTTTTAGGCGCGACAAAGGTCGATCAGCTAATGCTGGTTATCCAAGCAAGAAAGAAAGGAGTAACAGACAAGGTTCCTAGGAATCCAGATGGATCTCTGATGTTGGAAGACGCGCCATCGATTATCCCGCCGCCGTCGCAGCTGGTCGGTGGTGTCGAAAAACCCAAATCACGTGGCGTAAAACAGCATAAATGCCCCTACTGTCACAAGTGTTTTACGCAGTCGACTCATCTTGAGGTTCATGTGCGGTCCCACATAGGCTACAAACCATTCCAGTGCGAATATTGCGGGAAACGCTTCACGCAGGGTGGTAACCTCCGTACACATGTACGTTTACACACAGGTGAGAGGCCGTACGAATGCGATAAATGCGGGAAACGCTTCTCTCGGAAGGGCAACTTGGCCGCACATATGCTAACCCACGAGAACTACAAACCATTTCAGTGCAAGTTAGATGACTGTAATAAGTCCTTCACCCAGTTGGGAAACATGAAGGCCCACCAGAATAGATTCCATTTGCAGACATTAAACCGACTCACTCAGAAGCTTGCAGAAATGGATCCTTCCGAGGACATGCCAACAAAAGAACGGGAGCTGTTAGAGTATTTTGCCTCGCTCTATAAAAACAGCAACCGAGGAATAAAGGGTAGGGGAAAGGGCAACACACGGATAGTGCCATCCATTGATACAGACGAAGATTCAAAAAACACTGGCGTACAATCTCACAGTCGcgttcagcagcagccgccgccCTTCCAGGAATCCCAGGCAGGCGCTGTGCCTGCGGTCACACATATGCCGGACCCCACGATCGTCGCCGCAAGGGCGCTGGGGTCGCTGAAACCTATCGCCAAAAAGAAGTCGTTGTCGGACCTCAACTATAGTCTCGAGATGGACGACCCGAAGGACCCAGAAACGAACGAGTTCTCTTTTCACGAGCCTGCATTTGGAACCCGCAGAAACGATGCACCCACCCCGGCCACTGAAAACCCATCCGGCACAGAGGTACAGTTCAAGAACGTATTCTCAAGCAGCTAG
- the TRS33 gene encoding Trs33p (Syntenic homolog of Saccharomyces cerevisiae YOR115C (TRS33)), which translates to MDGSTRTSTETDAEEQARLQRQFRLFQEALPKVSAAAYQMLLGAVVPTSAAVQRELEGKEVPAAAHQQLAQLAEDERERAEVSARVGQIGFQVGSKVTELLVFSNNPGLHFGQMDLLGVMKFICREVWKHLFGKQIDNLKTNHRGTFYLFDYDYQPIRDFALEGEVSERELRMVEPYLHLPCGVIRGILASLGFGEEDTVSVTVSFVELPKERVATPHQFPRGVNFNVQIAGK; encoded by the coding sequence ATGGACGGAAGCACAAGGACGAGCACTGAGACAGACGCAGAAGAACAGGCGCGGCTGCAACGGCAGTTCCGGTTGTTTCAGGAGGCGCTCCCTAAAGTGAGCGCTGCGGCATACCAGATGCTGCTGGGGGCGGTGGTACCGACGAGTGCGGCAGTGCAGCGGGAGCTGGAGGGGAAGGAGGTGCCGGCAGCCgcgcaccagcagctggcgcagttggcggaggacgagcgcgagcgcgcggAGGTGAGCGCGCGTGTAGGGCAGATCGGGTTCCAGGTGGGTAGCAAGGTGAcggagctgctggtgtTCAGCAACAACCCAGGACTGCACTTCGGGCAGATGGACCTACTGGGGGTGATGAAGTTCATCTGCCGGGAAGTGTGGAAGCACCTGTTTGGGAAGCAGATCGATAATCTCAAGACGAACCATCGGGGGACGTTCTACCTGTTCGACTACGACTACCAGCCCATCCGCGATTTTGCGCTGGAGGGCGAAGTGAGTGAGCGGGAGCTGCGCATGGTTGAGCCGTACTTGCACTTACCGTGCGGGGTCATCCGCGGGATTCTAGCGTCGCTGGGCTTCGGCGAGGAGGACACGGTGAGCGTGACCGTCTCGTTTGTAGAGCTGCCGAAGGAGCGGGTGGCGACACCGCATCAGTTCCCTCGGGGTGTCAACTTCAACGTGCAAATTGCGGGCAAGTAG